The proteins below come from a single Fusarium verticillioides 7600 chromosome 3, whole genome shotgun sequence genomic window:
- a CDS encoding CAMK/RAD53 protein kinase, translating into MAPQPEKSQLKRPRGSLPDDETETKKPRRAERLEADPDKTPIVNKQHLPSPLTHLTDDSNELNKEPTATPPGQKQHEITPKKTEDTYSQGQALSSPPQDTQPLSQFVDRHPAISDDIEDEIREGVWGYLVPLDPKYGDKPIVLKKRSACPLPDTVADSAKQDNKHHTNENGKSAAMKDEEAFEKKKEKGVSSGGYLIGRHPECDIVVNDGIVSNRHCLIFTENKGNDTVAIVEDLSSNGTYVNEAIVGRNQRRELEEQDEIAVHGKARFVFRYPQSRQTSAFLQQYTLLEKLGKGHFAEVYLCVEKATGQRFAVKIFTKHPGVEDRSKTEGLQQEIGVLMGVSHPNVLCLKDTFNERDRVYLVLELAPEGELFNYIVMKQKLSEDESRKLFVQLFQGIKYLHERNIVHRDIKPENILLVDKNLHVKLADFGLAKIIGEESFTTTLCGTPSYVAPEILADSKQRKYTKAVDVWSLGVVLYICLCGFPPFSDELYSRDFPFTLSQQIKSGRFDYPSPYWDSVGDPALDLIDSMLIVDPEKRFTIDQCLQHPWLTQSSPGVNDSTGGLVGGIAGLEVNRRAPARERTLLASLNTVQVTAQLEVGKDKNPVKVFSKNKGRVTNVAKESDPAAQRAPDEFIEMGGDNGEKIKANKAKR; encoded by the exons ATGGCTCCGCAACCCGAGAAGAGCCAATTGAAGCGCCCGCGC GGCTCGTTGCcagatgatgagactgagaccaagaaacCTCGCCGAGCTGAGCGCCTCGAGGCTGATCCAGACAAGACCCCAATTGTCAACAAGCAGCATCTGCCATCACCTCTCACACATCTTACTGATGACTCCAACGAGCTCAACAAAGAGCCAACCGCGACCCCCCCGGGACAGAAGCAACACGAGATAACCCCCAAGAAGACTGAGGACACAtattctcaaggccaagcgcTATCGTCACCACCTCAAGACACTCAGCCGCTCAGTCAGTTCGTTGATCGCCACCCTGCCATCTCCGACGACATCGAAGACGAAATTCGCGAAGGCGTCTGGGGATATCTCGTTCCACTTGATCCGAAGTACGGTGATAAGCCGATTGTCCTGAAGAAACGAAGCGCATGCCCCCTACCAGACACAGTGGCCGATTCCGCCAAGCAGGATAACAAACATCACACCAACGAGAACGGCAAGTCCGCTGCGatgaaagatgaagaggccttcgagaagaagaaggagaagggcgTCTCTTCTGGTGGCTATCTGATTGGACGACATCCCGAGTGTG ACATTGTTGTTAACGACGGTATTGTGTCGAACCGCCATTGCCTTATTTTCACCGAAAATAAAGGTAATGATACTGTCGCAATTGTTGAGGATCTGTCGAGCAACGGGACGTACGTCAACGAAGCCATCGTGGGCCGAAATCAGCGCCGCGAACTTGAGGAGCAAGACGAGATTGCTGTCCACGGCAAGGCGCGTTTTGTCTTCCGCTACCCCCAGAGTCGACAGACAAGCGCTTTTCTCCAACAGTACACTCTTTtagagaagcttggaaagGGTCATTTTGCCGAGGTTTATCTATGCGTTGAGAAGGCCACTGGTCAGCGCTTTGCAGTCAAGATTTTCACGAAGCACCCTGGCGTGGAGGATCGCTCAAAGACGGAGGGCTTGCAGCAGGAAATCGGCGTATTGATGGGGGTTAGTCACCCGAACGTTCTCTGCCTAAAGGACACCTTCAACGAACGTGATCGCGTATACTTGGTGCTCGAGTTAGCACCAGAGGGAGAACTTTTCAACTACATtgtgatgaagcagaagctcagcGAAGATGAGTCAAGGAAGTTATTTGTGCAGCTCTTCCAGGGTATCAAGTACTTG CATGAACGTAACATTGTGCACCGAGATATCAAGCCTGAAAATATTCTGCTGGTCGATAAGAATCTGCATGTAAAGCTTGCTGACTTTGGCCTGGCCAAAATTATTGGAGAAGAGTCTTTCACAACTACACTATGTGGAACGCCCAGCTATGTTGCGCCTGAGATCCTCGCAGACTCCAAGCAGCGCAAGTACACAAAGGCAGTTGATGTCTGGTCTTTGGGAGTTGTGCTTTACATTTGCTTGTGTGGTTTCCCACCTTTCTCCGATGAGCTTTACTCGCGCGACTTCCCCTTCACCCTCTCCCAGCAGATTAAGAGTGGCCGTTTCGACTACCCTTCCCCTTATTGGGACTCCGTCGGAGACCCAGCAC TCGACCTCATTGACTCTATGTTGATCGTTGATCCTGAGAAGAGATTCACGATTGACCAGTGCCTGCAACATCCGTGGCTCACACAGAGTAGCCCGGGTGTAAATGACAGCACTGGTGGTCTCGTCGGAGGCATTGCAGGCCTGGAGGTCAACCGAAGAGCCCCTGCTCGTGAGCGAACCTTGCTGGCCTCTCTCAACACTGTGCAGGTCACTGCTCAGCTTGAAgttggcaaggacaagaaccCTGTGAAGGtgttctcaaagaacaaagGTCGTGTTACCAATGTGGCAAAGGAGTCTGACCCTGCCGCTCAACGGGCACCAGACGAATTTATTGAGATGGGAG GTGATaatggcgagaagatcaaggcgaACAAGGCCAAGCGATAA